The Amycolatopsis nigrescens CSC17Ta-90 genomic interval CCGAGCACACCTACGACCACCTGACCATGCAGGAGATGCACATCGCGCGCCAGGTCGCGGCGGGCGCGACGTCGAAGGAAGTGGCCACGCGGCTGTTCCTCAGCCCGCGGACGGTGGACGCCCACCTGCGCAACATCTTCCGCAAGCTCGGAATCACGTCGCGCAGGCAGCTCAGGGACATGCCCGATCTCGGCTGACGCGGACTAGGTGAATCCTGCCGACGCGAACGGCGGCCAGGTCGCGCGACCGTATTCGGTGACAGCCGGAGCCTGCTGCTCCAGTCCGAGGGAGGCGTGCGAATGATCACCGAGATCGACCTGAAAGCACCGGTGGTGGTGCACTGCGACATCGTCATCGACGCACCGTCGCGGCTCGTGTGGCAGCTGCTCACGGAGGTCTCGTCGTGGCCGGACTGGCAGCCCGACATCACCGCCGCGACCGCTGACCGTCCGCTGCGCGAGGACAGCACCTTCCGCTGGCAGACGGCCGGGCTGGACATCGAGTCCACTGTGTACTCACTACAGGCCCCGTGCCGGATCCTCTGGGGCGGAACTGCCAACGGAATCACCGGCATCCACCTGTGGCGGTTCGACGCGACCGGTTCCTCGGTGCACGTCCACACCGAGGAGTCATGGGACGGGGACCCGGTGCGCTCCGACATCGACGGCATGCGGGCCGGGCTCCGCGAATCCCTTACCGCATGGCTCGGCCACCTCAAGAAGGCCGCGGAGAAACCCTGAAGGCTGGGGACAGCCCTACCTCGGATCATGGTGCGCACCCGTGTGACCGGTGGCCTTCTGCTCGGCCATGGTGTCCATGGATGTGGGGCTACGAACTAGGGGGTTCCGTGATGACGAAGTCCGGCCGGATGATCGGGCTGGCCGCGATGCTGGTGGTCGCGGTGGGCGGGATCGTGCCCGCGCCGGCTCAGGCGGGTGCGGCGACGGATTCGGCGCTGCAGGCCGAGTTGGACGAGCTGACTCACGAGGAGGGGTTTCCCGGCGCGCTCGCCACCGTTACCGGCGCCTCCTGGCCAGGTGGCGCCGCCAGGCACCGGACCGTGCGCAGCGGCGTAGGCGACCTCAGCACCGGGCGGCCGGTGCCTTACGACGGCCGGGTGAGAATAGGGAGCAACAACAAGACCGTGGTGGCCACGGTGGTGCTGCAACTCGTCGAACAAGGCGCGATCGGCCTGGACGCACCGGTCGAGCGCTACCTGCCCGGGCTGGTGCGCGGCAACGGCAACGACGGCCGGAAGATGCGGATCCGGCACCTGCTGCAGCACACCAGCGGCGTGCCGGACTTCACCGGCGACCTGGGGAGTACACCGGAAGAGCTGCTGGCCGGGCGGTTCCGGCAGTTCAGCGGCAAGGAACTGCTCGACATGGCGCTGGCCCATCCGCCGACGTTCCAGCCGGGAGAGCCCGGCCGCTGGGCCTATTCCAACACCGGATACGAACTGCTCGGCATGGTGATCGAGAAGGTGACCGGGCACAGCTGGCAGCACGAGGTGGCCGAGCGCGTCATCAAGCCGTTGCGCCTGGACACCATGTACCTGCCCGGCGCCAGGGAGTACGACCTGCGAGGACCGCATCCTCGCGGCTACCTGGCGATGCCCGATCCCGGCGGCCCCCGGCTGGTGGACATCACCGAGTTCAGCCCGTCCCTGCTCGGGGTGTCCGGTGTGCTCGTCTCCACCCCACGCGACTACAACCGGTTCCTGACCGCGCTGCTCGAGGGCGACCTGCTGTCGCCGGGCATGCTGGCGGAGATGAAGCGGCCGGTACCGACGCAGCTGTGGCCCGGCGCGGAATACGGACTCGGCCTGATCCGCACGCCGTTGTCCTGCGGCGGCTACTTCTACGGCCACAGCGGTGATGTACCCGGCTACACGACCATGAGCGGCCTGGCCGTCGACGCCGGCGGGCGCACCGGCCGCAGCGCCACCGTTGCCCTCACCCGGTCACCCATCACGCGGGACCAGGGACTGCACCTGCTCAAGACCGTCGAGACCGCGCTGTGCTCTAACTGAGTGATGTCGGGTCGTAGGTCCGTTGTCCGCGGCCATGATGGGTTGGTGATGGCGCCTGACTATCGTCCCTCGTTCGATTCACCGTTGACCCGCGCGGCACAGAGCGCCCCGAGCACGGCAGCAGGCATCCGTATGGTGGAACATGCTGTGTGGGAAGCCCGACAAGAAGGACTCAAACCACGCGACGCCCCCGAGCTCATGGACGCACTGGAGTGGCTCGGCATCACCTATCTGCGCGAAGACCAGCCCGCCCGGGCCGAGTCACCACTGCTCGACGCGCTCAGGTTCTACCGCCGCTTGTCCGGAGTCGACCATCCCCGAGTCAAGTACCTCACGGCTAACCTGATCGCGGCCTACCAGGCACAGGGCCGAGACGTACCCGGCATCTCGCGCCTGGAACGCAAGCTCTCCACCGCCGGCAAGGACGGACCGATCACCCGACGGGTCAACCGTTTGCGGTACAAGCTGTTCAACGCCTACTGGACCGCTGGCCGTACTCAGGACGCCTTCAAGCTGTTCCGCGACGCCCTGCGCGTCAGCGCGCGAGCCCAGGGCCCTGAATGCGCGGACTGCCTCGTGCTGCGACACCAACTGGCCTGGCAGTACCTGGACGCTGAACTCCCTGAGGGCCTGCCATTGCTGGAACGCAACATCACCGCTCTGGAGCGGACCGGCTGTCGGGTGCCGACGCTGGCCTTCCGCCGCAGCGAACTGGCCATGGTCTACCTCTGGTTTGGGCGTCCGCACGACGCGGTCAAGACTGCGCGGCGCGGACTCGATGACCTAGCCGGAATCGAGGACAAGGAGGCCCGGAGAGTCCGCGATGAACTGCTCCGCATCTACGCCAACGCAGCGGATGAACTCGCTCAGGACTAGCTTGAAGTTCACTCCGAGCTGGTGTCACCGTCCGCAGTGGACTTATTCGCGGACCCGCTCAGATCGGTCAACGGCGCACCCGATAGCGCAGGTGAAGCACCCGGTTGCCCTGAATCACCACGTCAGGATCCTCCAACAGGTGCTGCGCGTCGACCGACCCGAAGTAGCGCTTGCCGGACCCGAACACCACGGGTACGACGTCCATGCGCACCTCGTCGACCAGACCCGCGGCAAGCACCTGGCCACCGACGTCGCCAGCGGCGACCTCGACCAAGCGGTCACCCGCAAGCTCCTGCGCCTTGGCCACGGCTGCCTCGACGCCGTCGACGAAGTGAAACGGCGCCTCGGGGTCCCAGCCCTCGGGCGCCGGCCGGTGCGTCACGACGACCACGTGGTCGATCCCGCCCGGAGGCTTCCCGTCCCAGCCGTCCGTGATGTCGAAGACGTGGCGGCCGGCGATTGTCGCCCCGATCTGGTCCCAGTACGGCCGGGTGTAGTCGTAGGACGTCTGCGACACCTTCAGCTCGCCGCTCTCGTCCAACGGGACATCGCCGCTCAACAACCAGTCGAACAGCGGTCCGGGCTGGTCGTGCTCGTCCGCGACGAAGCCGTCCACCGACACCGAGCTGTACATGACCACCTTGCCCACGGGGCTCTCCTCTGCTTTGGGGTGTCCCCAAATTAGCCTGCCGTGAACTGTCGCTCTTGTAAGAAATCAATCGGCCGGTAGCGGCCAGCTGTCCAGCGCGTGGCCGGGATGTTCGCGCAGGAACCGCTGCCGGACTTCGACGTACCGGGTCGGCGTGAGCCCGGTGAACGCCCGGAACTCGTGGCCGAAGTGGGCCTGGTCGAAGTAGCCTGCGCCATTGGCGAGGTCGCCCCAGTCGATCGGTCCGGCGGGGTTGATCGCGAACACGGTGGCGGTGAAGCGGTGGGTGCGGGCCAGCCGCTTCGGCGTGACGCCGATGAGCTCCTTGAACCGCTGTGCCAGATGAGTGCTGCTGACACCGGCTGCCACGCTCAGGTCGCCGATCGCCACCGTCCCAGTGGTCGCCGCGATGACGCTGCTCGTATGGCGGACCAGCCCAAGGCCGGCGGTCTCGCACAGCCGCCGCATCAGCTCCTCCTCGAGCAGCGTCAGCATCTCGTGCGGTCCGTCCGCCGTGGCCAGCCGGTCTCGCAGCTCAGCAATGGCAGGCCGGCCCCAAACCTGCTCCACCGTCACCGGCCGGTCACACAGCTCGGCCGCGGGCATCGGCAGGAACGGCGCCAGCCCCCACGGCTTGAAGTGCACGCCGACGGACCGGGTCCGGAGTGGGTAGCCGAACTCCCACGCGCGGGTGGGCATGGTGACTACGCAGCCGTCGGCGTACTCGGCCGTCTCGGTGTCGGTGTCGAGGTCGGTGCCGGCGCGGATGCGGAACGGCGCCCCGAGGTTGACGATGAGCAGCGCCGACGGCGCCGGCGGCAGCGTCAGCCGGGCGTACGGCGGCGCACCCGCCAGGTAGTAGAGGTCGTCGATCAGCCCGTCCAGCGGCGGTCGCGGCACTCTGGACACGTACTCCACGTGCACAGCATCGCCGACGCCCGGCCGGCGTCGTGCGCGGGATGTGGAACATCCGCGCCACAACCCCATCACCCAGGCGAAAGGTTTAACTACGAGCTCAACGATCTGCGGTCAGGCGGTCGAGCCATTCGCCGAGCAGGTGGTGTTCGGCTTTGCTGAGCGTTGTCTGTCCGGGCAGCAGGGCGCGCAGCGCCCGGGCAGCGCCGGCGGGGCTCGCGTCGCGTACAGCGGGTTTGTCGAGGGTGACGGCGGAGATCATCGCTTCGCGCATGGCGGTGAGGAGGGCGGGGTCGCGTCGATCGTCGGGCAGCGACAGCCAGGTGAGCACGGCTCCGCGGGCGCATCCTCGAGAACGCGCCCTTCACCGAGGAGGAGAAGGCCGCGATCGGATCCGGCAACTGGGAGCGGCTCACGGGGGCAGGATTCTGCTGAGGTGGTAGTCGAGGGTGCGGCGCACCGCGGCGAGGGTGCGGATGCCGTGCAGAACGTCTCCGCCGAGCGACACGGCGGCGGAGACCAGGATGTCCGCCTCCGCGCGGGGTTCCAGCGCCGGTGCAGCCGCACCGGCCTGTTTGGCCTGCGCGATGACGGCGGCGACGAGGTCTTCCAGCGGGTGCTGGTCGTGGAGGAACACCGCCGCCAGCGCGGGGTCGGTGAGGCTGCGCGCGTAGTAGGCGGCGAGCACGCGCAGGGTGGTGCGCCGTTGGGCGTCCAGCGGCAGGAGCTCGTCGACGATCGAGCGGAGCAGGACGCCGGGATCGGTCGCGCCGGCGGTGATCCGGCGCTGGGCGCGGCGCTCGTTGTCCTGGTGCAACAGGCGCAGCGCGGCGACGAGCAGTTCGTGTTTGCTGTGGAAGTGGTACTGCACGGAGCGGGTGGAGACCCCGGCTTCGGCGGCCACCTCCCGGATGCTCGCCGCGTGCAGCCCGCGCTCGGCGGCGATCCGCCAGACCGCCTCGGCGATCTGCCGTCGCCGCGGTTGCGGTGCCGGCGGTTGCGGTGCCGGGGGTGCGGTGCGACGGCGGTAGGCCCGTGCCTGGCAGCTGCGCGAGCAGTACACCTTGGGGCGACCGCGCCCCCGGTCGGGCAGCGCGGTGCCGCACATCGCGCATCCGGCGCTCATTTCGTCACACCATGTCCTCGATGTGGTCGGCACAAAGTGTGATGTAATGCCAGGGACATAAAGGTTTTCGCCACTTCCTGATGATACGTTCGTGTCATGATTCACTGGGAGTACAAAATCCTGACCTATCGGCTCGGGTTGCACGGTGACTGCTGAACTGCGTGAGCTGACCGTCCACATCGACACCGGTCGATGGAGCGAGACAGTCCTCGAGGCGGTGAACCTTGTCGTGCCAGCGGGCCGGATTACTGCCCTCCTCGGCGAATCCGGGTGTGGAAAGTCCATGACTGCCGCCGCACTGACCGGAAATCTGCCCGAGTCGGCGCAGGCTTCCGGGCACGTGCTCATCAACGGCACGCACGTGCAGGACCGGCGACACTGGAAGCAACTCCGCGGCAGCACCGTTGGCTTGGTGCCCCAATCGGGAGTAACCGCCTTCACGGCAGAAGCCACCGTCGGTACGCAGTTGCGTGAGCTGGAACGTCGGCACCGGCGATGCACCATCGGGCGCGCCTGCGCTTCGGCCTGCTACCCCATCGACGCGTTGGATCTGTATCCACACCAGCATTCCGGCGGCCAGATCCAGCGCGCCGCACTGGCCGCCGCCCTGCTGGCCGCACCCGAGGTGCTGATCGCGGACGAACCCACCGCTTCCCTGGACGCAGGCACCGCTTACGAGGTGTGGACCACCCTGCGGCGCTATGCGGACACCGGTGCCGCCGTGCTCGCCATCACCCAGGAAGTGCCGTTGCTGACCGCCACCGGCGCCGCCGACCACATGGTGTTCATGCGCAACGGTCAGATCACCGCTTCCAGTCCCGCGACCGAAGTCCATTCCCTCGCCGATTCCTACGTGCAAGGCTTTTTCCACGAGATCGGGCAATAAGCTTGGTGCCCATGAGTGGTGCCCAAGCGGCACAGCAAGGACCTGTTCGAGATTCCGGCCGAGGACCTTGCCGCCGTCACCCTGGCTGCGCAGCGGATCGCCAAGGCGGCCGCCGCGGAGTTCGGTGCCGACGGGGTCAACCTGCTCAACTGCTGCGGCGCCGCCGCTTGGCAGACGGTGTTCCACTTCCACTTGCACGTGATCCCGCGGTACCTGGCAAGACCAAGGATCGGCTGGTGCTGCCCTGGAAACCGGGAGTCCCCGGCGATGTGGACGCGATCGCCCGACTGGGCGGTCGGCTCTGCTCCACACCGGACCCCAGGTCATGACCGCGTCGTGGTGACGTAACGAGGTTGAACAAACGCTCCGTGTGATCGGTTCCGTCGGTAACTTGGAAAAGTCCCCAACGGAAAGGAACCAACCGTATGCGCGTAGGTAGGAGATCTCTCATAGGCGGGGTGACCGGGGTGTTGATCGCGGCCGGCGCCATCGCGGTGCCGGCCACTGTGAACGCGATGGAGACCGGCGGCAAGGCCGCGGCCATCGACTGGCAGCCGTGTCCGGACGGCAAGGGCGCGCAGTGCGCCACCATCGAGGTGCCGCTCGACTGGTCGCAACCGGACGGTGCGAAGACCAAGATCGGGATCGCCAAGCGGCAGGCCAAGGATCAGGCGAACCGGATCGGCACGATTCTGGTCGATCCTGGCGGCCCCGGCGGTTCCGGGGTGAGCATGGTGTCGAGCGGTGACCCGTTCACCGAGGCGGTCACCGCGCGCTTCGACGTGGTGGGTTTCGACCCGCGCGGCATCAACACCAGCCAGCAGTTGCTCTGCGACGAGGCGCTTTCCCAGCAGGCCACCGACGCACGGCATCCTGCCGGCCAGGCGGACTTCGACAAACTGGTGTCGCTCAACCAGCAGTTGATGGACAGCTGCCGTGCGCACTCCGGTGACCTGATCGACCACGTCGACAACCTCAACACCGCGCGTGACATGGACGCCATCCGCGCCGCGCTCGGCGAGGAGAAGATCAACTACGTCGGCTACTCCTACGGGTCGTTGATGGGGCAGCAGTACGCGGAGCTGTTCCCGGACCGGATCCGGGCGATGGTCAACGACGGGAACATGGACCACAGCCTGCCAACGGCGTGGGACTTCATGCGGACCGAGACCGAGCCGGTGGAGAAGAACTTCGTGGAGTTCGCGAAGTGGTGCGACACCACGGAGACCTGTGCGCTGCACGGGCAGGACACCGCGAAGGTCTACGGCGAGCTGAAGGAGAAAGCCAAGGCCGGCAAGCTCACCGACCCCGAGACGGGTGACCCGGTGGACTTCTACGCGCTGTCGCAGCGGGCGTTCTCGGTGAACCAGCCGCCGGCGTGGGGCAACTTGGCCACCGACCTCAAGGCGCTCAAGGACGGCACGGGCACGATGTCCCCGGCGTCGCTCGAGGCGGCCGCCGCGGTCAACAACCCGTATCCGCCGATCTGGTGCAGCGACTGGCGTTACCCGGTGCAGGATTTCGCCGAGTACGAGAAGCTGCGCACGAAGCTGTCCGGGGAGTTCCCGAACATCGAGTGGAGTCCCTATGTCGACCACGCGCTCACCTGCGCCGGTGACCCGCTGAAGACGACGAACCCGCAGCAGCCACTCGAGATCGAGGGTGCGCCGCCGCTGGTCATGGTCGGCAACATCCATGATCCGGCGACGGTGTACGAGTGGAACAAGACCGCCGCGAAGCAGAGCGGTTCGCACCTCATCACCTACGAGGGCTGGGGCCACACCGCCTACGGCAACGGCGGGCCGAGCCCGTGCGTCAACGAGG includes:
- a CDS encoding TetR/AcrR family transcriptional regulator, whose translation is MSAGCAMCGTALPDRGRGRPKVYCSRSCQARAYRRRTAPPAPQPPAPQPRRRQIAEAVWRIAAERGLHAASIREVAAEAGVSTRSVQYHFHSKHELLVAALRLLHQDNERRAQRRITAGATDPGVLLRSIVDELLPLDAQRRTTLRVLAAYYARSLTDPALAAVFLHDQHPLEDLVAAVIAQAKQAGAAAPALEPRAEADILVSAAVSLGGDVLHGIRTLAAVRRTLDYHLSRILPP
- a CDS encoding tetratricopeptide repeat protein, yielding MAPDYRPSFDSPLTRAAQSAPSTAAGIRMVEHAVWEARQEGLKPRDAPELMDALEWLGITYLREDQPARAESPLLDALRFYRRLSGVDHPRVKYLTANLIAAYQAQGRDVPGISRLERKLSTAGKDGPITRRVNRLRYKLFNAYWTAGRTQDAFKLFRDALRVSARAQGPECADCLVLRHQLAWQYLDAELPEGLPLLERNITALERTGCRVPTLAFRRSELAMVYLWFGRPHDAVKTARRGLDDLAGIEDKEARRVRDELLRIYANAADELAQD
- a CDS encoding dihydrofolate reductase family protein; its protein translation is MGKVVMYSSVSVDGFVADEHDQPGPLFDWLLSGDVPLDESGELKVSQTSYDYTRPYWDQIGATIAGRHVFDITDGWDGKPPGGIDHVVVVTHRPAPEGWDPEAPFHFVDGVEAAVAKAQELAGDRLVEVAAGDVGGQVLAAGLVDEVRMDVVPVVFGSGKRYFGSVDAQHLLEDPDVVIQGNRVLHLRYRVRR
- a CDS encoding alpha/beta hydrolase, with product MTGVLIAAGAIAVPATVNAMETGGKAAAIDWQPCPDGKGAQCATIEVPLDWSQPDGAKTKIGIAKRQAKDQANRIGTILVDPGGPGGSGVSMVSSGDPFTEAVTARFDVVGFDPRGINTSQQLLCDEALSQQATDARHPAGQADFDKLVSLNQQLMDSCRAHSGDLIDHVDNLNTARDMDAIRAALGEEKINYVGYSYGSLMGQQYAELFPDRIRAMVNDGNMDHSLPTAWDFMRTETEPVEKNFVEFAKWCDTTETCALHGQDTAKVYGELKEKAKAGKLTDPETGDPVDFYALSQRAFSVNQPPAWGNLATDLKALKDGTGTMSPASLEAAAAVNNPYPPIWCSDWRYPVQDFAEYEKLRTKLSGEFPNIEWSPYVDHALTCAGDPLKTTNPQQPLEIEGAPPLVMVGNIHDPATVYEWNKTAAKQSGSHLITYEGWGHTAYGNGGPSPCVNEAVDAYLLDLTVPAKGLSCPATEKPASPSASTTLNPHSSGPYQR
- a CDS encoding HIT domain-containing protein, with protein sequence MPKRHSKDLFEIPAEDLAAVTLAAQRIAKAAAAEFGADGVNLLNCCGAAAWQTVFHFHLHVIPRYLARPRIGWCCPGNRESPAMWTRSPDWAVGSAPHRTPGHDRVVVT
- a CDS encoding serine hydrolase domain-containing protein, with product MTKSGRMIGLAAMLVVAVGGIVPAPAQAGAATDSALQAELDELTHEEGFPGALATVTGASWPGGAARHRTVRSGVGDLSTGRPVPYDGRVRIGSNNKTVVATVVLQLVEQGAIGLDAPVERYLPGLVRGNGNDGRKMRIRHLLQHTSGVPDFTGDLGSTPEELLAGRFRQFSGKELLDMALAHPPTFQPGEPGRWAYSNTGYELLGMVIEKVTGHSWQHEVAERVIKPLRLDTMYLPGAREYDLRGPHPRGYLAMPDPGGPRLVDITEFSPSLLGVSGVLVSTPRDYNRFLTALLEGDLLSPGMLAEMKRPVPTQLWPGAEYGLGLIRTPLSCGGYFYGHSGDVPGYTTMSGLAVDAGGRTGRSATVALTRSPITRDQGLHLLKTVETALCSN
- a CDS encoding ATP-binding cassette domain-containing protein → MTAELRELTVHIDTGRWSETVLEAVNLVVPAGRITALLGESGCGKSMTAAALTGNLPESAQASGHVLINGTHVQDRRHWKQLRGSTVGLVPQSGVTAFTAEATVGTQLRELERRHRRCTIGRACASACYPIDALDLYPHQHSGGQIQRAALAAALLAAPEVLIADEPTASLDAGTAYEVWTTLRRYADTGAAVLAITQEVPLLTATGAADHMVFMRNGQITASSPATEVHSLADSYVQGFFHEIGQ
- a CDS encoding helix-turn-helix domain-containing protein; the protein is MPRPPLDGLIDDLYYLAGAPPYARLTLPPAPSALLIVNLGAPFRIRAGTDLDTDTETAEYADGCVVTMPTRAWEFGYPLRTRSVGVHFKPWGLAPFLPMPAAELCDRPVTVEQVWGRPAIAELRDRLATADGPHEMLTLLEEELMRRLCETAGLGLVRHTSSVIAATTGTVAIGDLSVAAGVSSTHLAQRFKELIGVTPKRLARTHRFTATVFAINPAGPIDWGDLANGAGYFDQAHFGHEFRAFTGLTPTRYVEVRQRFLREHPGHALDSWPLPAD
- a CDS encoding SRPBCC family protein — protein: MITEIDLKAPVVVHCDIVIDAPSRLVWQLLTEVSSWPDWQPDITAATADRPLREDSTFRWQTAGLDIESTVYSLQAPCRILWGGTANGITGIHLWRFDATGSSVHVHTEESWDGDPVRSDIDGMRAGLRESLTAWLGHLKKAAEKP